A single Pedobacter sp. PACM 27299 DNA region contains:
- a CDS encoding UDP-N-acetylglucosamine 4,6-dehydratase, which yields MNILKLIGRKNELFEVDIKNYTEQLYQAVSKSSFLVIGGAGSIGQAVVKEIFRRSPLKLHVVDISENNMVELVRDIRSSFGYIDGDFQTFALDIGSIEYDAFIEADGKYDYVLNLSALKHVRSEKDPFTLMRMIDVNIFNTIKTINQAISKGSKKYFCVSTDKAANPVNMMGASKRIMEMFLMRKSEEISISTARFANVAFSDGSLLYGFNQRIQKLQPIVAPNDIKRYFVIPKESGELCLMSCIFGENRDVFFPKLSEELHLVTFAAIAEKYLEELGYESHLCETEDEARSLMNLLPPAHKWPCLFTASDTTGEKDFEEFFTDNEVLDMERFQNLGVIKNEANYDDEKLDFFSSSISALKSNRKWDKEDIVRLFHTMIPDFGHKETGKYLDAKM from the coding sequence ATGAATATTTTAAAATTAATAGGTCGAAAAAATGAGCTATTTGAAGTTGATATAAAGAATTATACTGAACAATTATATCAAGCTGTCTCTAAATCAAGTTTCCTAGTTATCGGTGGAGCTGGGTCTATAGGCCAGGCGGTGGTCAAAGAAATTTTTAGGAGAAGCCCCTTGAAGTTACATGTTGTTGATATTAGTGAGAACAATATGGTAGAATTGGTTCGTGATATTAGAAGTTCTTTCGGATATATAGATGGAGATTTTCAGACGTTTGCGCTAGATATTGGTTCGATTGAATATGATGCATTTATTGAGGCAGATGGAAAGTATGATTATGTATTAAATCTTTCCGCATTGAAACATGTAAGGAGTGAAAAGGATCCTTTTACATTAATGAGGATGATTGATGTAAATATTTTTAATACCATAAAGACCATTAATCAAGCGATTAGTAAAGGAAGTAAGAAATATTTTTGTGTTTCTACTGATAAGGCAGCTAATCCTGTGAATATGATGGGTGCATCAAAAAGGATTATGGAGATGTTTTTAATGCGAAAAAGTGAAGAAATTAGTATTTCAACTGCACGTTTTGCAAATGTTGCATTTTCAGATGGGTCATTATTATACGGATTTAATCAACGAATTCAAAAATTACAACCTATTGTAGCTCCAAACGATATTAAAAGATATTTTGTCATCCCGAAAGAATCGGGTGAACTTTGCTTGATGTCCTGTATTTTTGGTGAAAATAGAGACGTGTTTTTTCCAAAATTAAGTGAGGAGCTACATTTAGTTACTTTCGCTGCCATTGCTGAAAAATACTTAGAAGAATTGGGGTATGAATCCCACCTTTGCGAAACTGAAGATGAAGCACGATCATTGATGAACTTATTACCTCCAGCGCACAAATGGCCATGCCTTTTCACCGCAAGTGATACTACAGGTGAAAAAGATTTTGAAGAATTTTTTACCGATAATGAAGTTCTGGATATGGAAAGGTTTCAAAATTTAGGTGTCATCAAAAATGAGGCTAATTATGATGATGAGAAATTGGATTTTTTCAGCTCCTCTATCTCTGCACTTAAATCAAATAGAAAATGGGATAAGGAAGATATTGTGAGACTTTTTCATACAATGATTCCAGATTTCGGACATAAAGAAACAGGAAAGTACTTAGATGCCAAAATGTAA
- a CDS encoding LegC family aminotransferase: MVEKFQKTVDFVKSQYPDKNFIALHEPAFFGNERNYVLDAIDSTFVSSVGAYVNRFEEMMAELTGAKYAIAIVNGTNALHIGLVLAGVKSNEEVLSQALTFIATANAISYINAIPVFVDVDQETLGMSPQSLRDFLVHHAEKRADGVYNKTSGRRIAACVPMHTFGLPCKIDEIAAICEEWGIFLVEDAAESLGSYYKDKHTGVFGKIGVFSFNGNKTVTCGGGGALITDDEEIAKRAKHLTTQAKVPHKWEFVHDEIGYNYRMPNLNAALACAQLEQLPLFIENKRVLAERYLDFFSKMGIQFMHEPQSSRSNYWLNALIMDDLEERNALLTFTNDNGVMTRPVWELMNRLPMFKHCQTDGLENSIWLADRIVNIPSGFRP, translated from the coding sequence ATGGTAGAAAAATTTCAAAAAACAGTTGACTTTGTTAAAAGTCAGTATCCGGATAAAAATTTTATTGCACTTCATGAACCAGCTTTCTTTGGGAATGAGCGTAATTATGTATTGGATGCTATAGATTCTACATTTGTCTCTTCTGTTGGAGCTTATGTGAACCGATTTGAAGAAATGATGGCTGAACTCACAGGAGCCAAATATGCGATTGCAATAGTAAATGGTACAAATGCTTTACATATAGGTTTAGTCCTTGCAGGAGTAAAATCTAATGAAGAGGTTCTGTCTCAGGCATTGACATTTATAGCTACAGCAAATGCCATCAGCTATATCAATGCTATCCCTGTTTTTGTTGATGTAGATCAGGAGACTTTAGGAATGTCTCCTCAGTCTTTAAGAGATTTCTTAGTTCATCATGCCGAAAAAAGAGCGGATGGGGTTTATAATAAAACTAGCGGTAGAAGAATTGCTGCTTGTGTGCCTATGCATACTTTTGGTTTGCCATGTAAAATAGACGAAATAGCTGCGATATGTGAGGAATGGGGTATCTTTTTAGTGGAGGATGCTGCTGAATCTTTAGGTAGTTATTATAAAGATAAACATACAGGTGTATTTGGAAAGATAGGTGTATTCAGCTTTAATGGAAATAAGACTGTAACCTGTGGTGGTGGTGGCGCGTTAATTACTGATGATGAAGAAATTGCTAAAAGAGCTAAGCATTTAACCACCCAAGCTAAAGTACCGCATAAATGGGAATTTGTCCATGACGAAATTGGTTATAACTACAGAATGCCAAATCTTAACGCAGCGTTAGCATGTGCACAATTGGAACAACTTCCTTTGTTTATTGAGAACAAAAGAGTACTTGCAGAGAGATATCTTGATTTTTTTAGCAAGATGGGCATTCAATTTATGCATGAACCGCAAAGCTCAAGATCTAATTATTGGCTAAATGCTTTAATAATGGACGATCTAGAAGAAAGGAATGCTCTTTTAACGTTTACAAATGATAATGGTGTAATGACCCGACCAGTATGGGAGCTCATGAATAGATTGCCTATGTTTAAGCATTGCCAGACAGATGGGTTAGAGAATAGCATATGGTTAGCAGATCGAATTGTTAATATTCCTAGTGGATTTAGACCATAA
- a CDS encoding acetyltransferase, producing the protein MKRKKLILIGGGGHCKSCIDVIEQNNQFDIMGILDHENLFGTDVLGYKVIGSDIDIPKYVNLSYSFMIAVGQIRSSTVRQRVFNELSKYNADIATIVSPRAYVSKHAVIGRGTIIMHNVIVNSSAIVGANCILNTGSNIEHDTVIGNHSHISTFAVINGDCKIGEGVFIGSNATISNNIHLGNNIVIGTGSVVVKNIKAQGVYVGNPALKLKI; encoded by the coding sequence ATGAAAAGGAAAAAATTGATTTTAATTGGAGGTGGTGGTCATTGTAAATCATGCATTGACGTGATCGAACAAAATAATCAATTTGATATTATGGGCATTTTAGATCATGAAAATTTATTTGGAACTGATGTTCTAGGCTATAAAGTTATCGGATCGGATATAGATATCCCTAAATACGTGAATCTTTCCTATTCCTTTATGATTGCTGTTGGACAGATCAGATCTTCCACTGTTCGACAAAGGGTATTTAATGAATTATCAAAATATAATGCTGATATAGCGACAATTGTCTCCCCAAGAGCATATGTGTCAAAACATGCCGTAATAGGGCGAGGTACAATAATTATGCATAATGTAATCGTAAACTCCAGTGCTATTGTTGGTGCTAACTGTATCTTAAATACTGGGTCCAATATTGAGCATGATACAGTAATTGGTAATCATAGCCATATCTCTACTTTTGCCGTAATTAATGGAGATTGTAAAATAGGGGAAGGTGTTTTTATTGGCAGTAATGCCACAATTTCTAATAATATTCATCTTGGGAACAATATTGTAATTGGAACTGGATCAGTTGTAGTAAAAAATATAAAAGCCCAAGGGGTTTATGTAGGAAATCCTGCATTAAAATTAAAAATATGA
- the neuB gene encoding N-acetylneuraminate synthase, with protein MKSTIIIAEAGVNHNGVLDNAIKLVDVAVAAGVDYVKFQTFKADKLVSNKAKKADYQVENTADKVESQLDMLKKLELSKEDHEVIIAYCKSKDIKFFSTAFDLESLDYLASIGLDMVKIPSGEITNLPYLRKAAMLFSKVILSTGMATMKEIKAALDVFTYHGIELSSISILHCNTEYPTPMHDVNLTAMLHIGSTFHTTIGYSDHTLGIEVPIAAVALGAKIIEKHYTLDRSMPGPDHAASLEPFELKAMVSAIRNIESAISGSGQKEPSASEMKNISIARKSLHLAVDKKSGETLSAEDLMMLRPGDGISPMQMDEFLGRVLSQNLEAGHKLSLTDFKV; from the coding sequence ATGAAGTCAACAATTATTATTGCAGAGGCAGGAGTAAACCATAATGGCGTTTTGGATAATGCAATTAAACTTGTTGACGTTGCTGTAGCAGCAGGAGTTGATTATGTGAAATTTCAGACTTTTAAAGCAGATAAGCTAGTTTCGAATAAGGCTAAAAAGGCTGATTATCAAGTAGAGAATACAGCCGATAAGGTCGAATCTCAGCTTGATATGCTCAAGAAGCTTGAGCTTTCTAAAGAAGATCATGAAGTTATAATTGCATACTGCAAATCTAAAGATATCAAATTTTTCTCTACGGCTTTCGACTTGGAATCATTAGATTATCTTGCATCAATAGGTTTAGATATGGTTAAAATTCCATCTGGAGAAATTACTAATCTTCCCTATTTGAGAAAAGCAGCAATGTTATTTTCTAAGGTGATTCTTTCTACTGGTATGGCTACTATGAAAGAGATAAAAGCTGCACTTGATGTTTTTACCTATCATGGAATTGAACTATCAAGTATTTCAATATTACATTGTAATACCGAGTATCCAACACCGATGCATGATGTGAACTTAACAGCAATGCTACATATTGGAAGTACTTTTCATACAACTATTGGTTATTCAGATCATACCCTAGGTATTGAAGTTCCAATCGCAGCAGTTGCTTTAGGGGCTAAAATCATAGAAAAACACTATACCTTGGATCGCAGTATGCCTGGACCTGACCATGCGGCTTCACTTGAACCATTTGAATTAAAGGCGATGGTAAGTGCCATAAGAAATATAGAAAGCGCAATTTCGGGGTCTGGACAAAAAGAACCATCAGCCTCAGAGATGAAAAATATTAGTATAGCTAGAAAAAGTCTTCATTTGGCTGTTGATAAAAAAAGCGGTGAAACCTTAAGTGCTGAGGATTTGATGATGCTAAGACCTGGTGATGGTATTTCACCAATGCAGATGGATGAATTCCTTGGGAGGGTGCTAAGTCAAAATTTAGAAGCCGGACATAAACTGTCATTAACAGACTTTAAGGTATGA
- the neuC gene encoding UDP-N-acetylglucosamine 2-epimerase encodes MRIGVLTSSRADFGIYLPLLKALKSDVFFELKIIVFGTHLSSFHGETVNQIINEGFEVNFRIESLLLNDSAESISTAIGLTTIKFGNFWETHRSEFDLVFCLGDRYEMFAAVTAGIAFNIPFAHLHGGETTLGAIDNVFRHAITLASKYHFVSTEAYAQRVKEVTGSNENIYYVGALSLDNLKGLNLLTIEQFREKWNIDLSNKTVLVTFHPETIMAEENIHHTEQLVKVILEHPDFQYLITMPNADTSGNAIRKILENKLSALEYVYLIENLGSQSYFTAMKYCSFLLGNTSSGIIEAASFGKYVINLGDRQKGRASGGNVIHVPIDHLAIRNVINTLSIDTSFKGGNIYFKDNTAEQIIEKLKQIEYYAR; translated from the coding sequence ATGAGGATAGGTGTTTTAACGAGCTCAAGAGCCGATTTCGGGATTTACCTTCCGCTATTAAAGGCATTAAAGAGTGATGTTTTTTTTGAATTGAAAATTATTGTTTTTGGGACACATCTATCTTCTTTCCATGGGGAAACGGTAAACCAAATTATAAATGAAGGGTTTGAAGTAAATTTTAGGATAGAGTCATTGCTTTTAAATGATAGCGCTGAATCTATTTCTACAGCGATTGGGTTGACTACTATTAAATTCGGTAATTTCTGGGAAACACACCGTTCTGAATTTGATCTTGTATTTTGTTTAGGAGATCGATACGAAATGTTTGCTGCAGTTACTGCAGGAATAGCTTTCAATATTCCTTTTGCCCATTTACATGGAGGAGAGACCACACTTGGTGCTATAGACAATGTTTTCCGACATGCAATTACTTTAGCTTCAAAATATCATTTTGTTTCAACTGAAGCTTATGCACAAAGAGTAAAAGAGGTAACAGGTTCGAATGAAAATATTTACTACGTTGGGGCATTGAGTTTGGATAATTTAAAAGGACTGAATCTTTTGACAATCGAACAGTTTCGAGAGAAATGGAACATTGACTTGTCAAACAAGACTGTGTTAGTAACCTTTCATCCTGAAACTATTATGGCTGAGGAGAATATTCACCATACCGAACAGTTGGTAAAAGTTATTCTTGAGCATCCTGATTTCCAATATTTGATTACCATGCCTAATGCAGACACTAGCGGGAATGCAATAAGAAAGATCCTCGAGAATAAATTAAGCGCTCTTGAATATGTATATTTAATTGAAAACTTAGGCTCTCAAAGTTATTTTACTGCAATGAAGTATTGTAGCTTCCTATTGGGGAACACTTCCAGTGGAATCATTGAAGCAGCTTCTTTTGGAAAGTACGTAATTAATTTAGGAGATCGCCAAAAAGGCCGTGCCTCTGGTGGGAATGTAATACATGTTCCTATAGATCATCTAGCCATACGAAATGTGATAAATACATTATCAATAGATACTTCTTTTAAAGGAGGTAACATTTATTTCAAGGACAATACTGCGGAGCAGATTATAGAAAAATTGAAGCAAATCGAATATTATGCAAGGTAA
- a CDS encoding nucleotidyltransferase family protein produces MQGNNQHIVNENQQARVALKAIDVLEEYASRTLFVINDENRLVGSLTDGDIRRGLLNGLEISEPIEVFMNTQFKFLKQSENNLILIKEYGNAGINLIPLLDDNFQLLEILDLKKTRTKLPVIALIMAGGRGERLRPLTEVTPKPMLKVGGKPIIEHNIDRLINYGIKDIYISVKYLKEQIIAHFGNGESKGVNISYIEEDEALGTIGALGFIDEDQYDDILVMNSDLLTNIDFEDFYNFYKENDANMALASVPYHVNIPYAVLQTTGHLISSFSEKPSYTYYSNGGIYLMKLALKHFFEKGAFFNATDLMDKVIANNDTSLIHYPLLGYWLDIGKHQDFLKAQEDIKHINF; encoded by the coding sequence ATGCAAGGTAATAACCAACATATTGTTAATGAAAATCAGCAAGCGCGAGTAGCATTAAAGGCTATTGACGTACTTGAAGAATATGCTAGTCGAACGTTATTTGTTATAAATGATGAAAATAGGTTAGTGGGCTCATTAACTGATGGAGATATCCGTAGAGGGCTACTAAATGGTCTGGAGATTTCAGAGCCCATTGAAGTCTTTATGAATACTCAGTTTAAGTTTCTAAAACAATCTGAAAATAATCTAATTTTGATTAAGGAGTATGGCAATGCAGGTATTAACTTAATTCCTCTATTAGATGATAATTTTCAATTATTAGAGATTCTAGATTTAAAAAAAACACGGACTAAACTGCCAGTAATTGCCTTAATCATGGCGGGTGGAAGAGGAGAACGCTTGCGGCCTTTAACTGAAGTGACGCCAAAACCAATGTTAAAAGTAGGTGGAAAGCCTATTATTGAACATAATATTGATAGATTAATTAATTATGGAATAAAGGACATTTATATTAGTGTCAAATATCTTAAGGAACAAATAATTGCTCATTTCGGAAATGGTGAATCGAAAGGAGTTAATATTTCTTATATTGAAGAAGACGAAGCTTTAGGGACAATTGGTGCGTTAGGCTTTATTGATGAAGATCAATACGATGATATACTCGTTATGAATTCTGATTTACTGACTAATATAGATTTTGAAGATTTTTATAACTTCTATAAGGAGAATGATGCAAATATGGCACTCGCAAGTGTTCCGTATCATGTAAACATTCCTTACGCTGTTTTACAAACAACGGGTCATCTTATCTCTTCTTTTTCTGAAAAACCAAGCTATACTTATTACTCTAACGGTGGTATCTATTTAATGAAGTTAGCCCTAAAGCACTTTTTTGAGAAAGGAGCTTTTTTCAATGCTACGGACCTTATGGATAAAGTAATTGCTAATAATGATACGAGTTTAATTCATTATCCTTTACTGGGTTACTGGTTGGATATTGGTAAACATCAAGATTTTTTGAAAGCCCAGGAAGATATAAAACATATTAATTTTTAG
- a CDS encoding acylneuraminate cytidylyltransferase family protein, with translation MKTLYLIPARGGSKGVPKKNIKNLNGKPLINYTIDVARLLAQDNDICVSTDCDEIISFVNDYGLVVPFKRPEYLSDDKSGTYEVLLHAVNYFADRGKYYDNIMLLQPTSPFRTEQHLKDVFSAYTSDLDMVVSVSQSHQNPYFNLFEENLSGFLEKSKDGYFESRQEAPKVYAYNGSMYLINVNSLILRPLHKFEKIKKYVMDDIHSLDIDTPLDWAICETIIREGYIKHENS, from the coding sequence ATGAAAACACTATATCTTATTCCTGCTCGTGGAGGTTCAAAGGGGGTGCCAAAAAAAAACATTAAAAATTTAAACGGAAAACCTTTAATTAACTACACTATTGATGTAGCTAGGTTATTAGCTCAAGATAATGATATATGTGTTTCAACTGATTGCGATGAAATCATTTCTTTTGTAAATGATTATGGTTTAGTTGTACCATTTAAACGACCTGAATATTTATCTGATGATAAATCAGGGACATATGAAGTACTATTGCATGCTGTTAATTATTTTGCGGACAGAGGAAAGTATTATGATAATATAATGTTATTACAACCAACATCTCCTTTTAGAACGGAACAACACTTAAAAGATGTTTTCTCAGCATATACTTCTGACTTAGATATGGTGGTTTCAGTTAGCCAGTCTCATCAGAATCCTTATTTCAATCTTTTTGAAGAAAACTTGTCGGGTTTCTTGGAAAAATCAAAGGATGGATATTTTGAAAGCCGACAAGAAGCTCCAAAAGTTTATGCTTATAATGGCTCTATGTACCTCATTAATGTCAATTCACTAATTTTAAGGCCCCTGCATAAGTTTGAAAAGATTAAAAAATATGTCATGGATGATATTCATTCTTTAGATATAGACACGCCACTAGATTGGGCGATTTGTGAAACAATAATAAGAGAAGGTTATATAAAACATGAAAACAGTTAG
- the hisF gene encoding imidazole glycerol phosphate synthase subunit HisF: MKTVRIIPRLDVKGPNLVKGIHLEGLRVLGKPSDFAKYYYEQGADEVMFMDVVASLYERNSLHDIISETAKSIFIPITVGGGLRSISDIKAVLRAGADKVCLNTAAINNHQLIKDATRMFGSSTIVVAIEAIKETNGTYLAYTDNGREYTGVDVFEWAQKLEELRVGEIVITSVDKEGTGEGFDLELISKISALVSVPVIAHGGAGQKEHLPAVFNDAKADAVALGSLLHYQFIKDNESVNSKEEGNTEFLKQKRDFHTFKPCRIKDVKEYLVENGIECRL; encoded by the coding sequence ATGAAAACAGTTAGAATTATACCAAGGCTTGATGTTAAAGGCCCAAACCTTGTTAAAGGTATTCATTTGGAAGGATTGAGAGTATTAGGGAAGCCTTCCGACTTTGCAAAGTATTACTATGAGCAGGGGGCAGATGAAGTTATGTTTATGGATGTCGTAGCGTCTCTATATGAGCGAAATAGTTTACATGACATTATTTCTGAAACCGCTAAAAGTATTTTTATCCCGATTACTGTAGGAGGAGGCCTTAGGTCAATATCTGATATTAAAGCAGTATTAAGGGCTGGGGCAGATAAAGTTTGCCTTAATACCGCTGCCATTAATAATCATCAGTTGATTAAAGATGCAACAAGGATGTTTGGATCATCCACTATAGTGGTCGCTATTGAAGCAATTAAGGAGACCAATGGGACTTACTTAGCCTATACTGACAATGGTAGAGAGTATACCGGTGTTGACGTTTTTGAATGGGCCCAAAAATTAGAGGAGCTTCGTGTAGGTGAAATAGTGATTACTTCAGTTGATAAAGAAGGTACTGGAGAGGGATTTGATCTAGAGCTGATTTCTAAAATCAGTGCTTTGGTTTCTGTTCCTGTTATTGCTCATGGAGGAGCTGGACAAAAAGAGCACCTTCCTGCAGTCTTTAATGATGCGAAAGCAGATGCAGTGGCGCTGGGTTCTTTGTTGCATTATCAATTTATTAAAGATAATGAATCAGTTAATTCTAAAGAAGAAGGTAACACGGAATTTTTAAAGCAGAAAAGAGATTTTCATACTTTTAAGCCTTGTAGAATTAAGGATGTTAAAGAGTATCTAGTTGAAAACGGGATTGAGTGTAGATTATAA
- the hisH gene encoding imidazole glycerol phosphate synthase subunit HisH gives MQKKVVIIDYNLGNLFSVKQACDTVGINSKISSSKSEIEDADALILPGVGAFIEAMQNLENLDLVDTIKRNVIDGKPIFGVCLGLQLLFSKSEEFGSGEGLNLIPGVIRRFPSSVDDRKIKVPQIAWNKIYSHNQDWANTPLSGLSEEDYMYFVHSYYVDPADEFCILTKTNYEGLEYCSGVLKDNIFATQFHPEKSAQKGVSIYKNWATLNNLI, from the coding sequence ATGCAAAAAAAGGTTGTTATAATAGATTACAATTTAGGAAATCTATTTAGTGTTAAGCAAGCATGTGATACTGTTGGGATTAATTCGAAAATTAGTTCTAGTAAATCCGAAATAGAAGATGCTGACGCATTGATTTTACCTGGAGTCGGTGCATTTATTGAAGCAATGCAAAATCTTGAAAATTTAGATCTTGTAGATACAATAAAAAGAAATGTTATAGATGGTAAACCAATATTTGGAGTTTGTTTGGGCTTGCAATTACTATTTAGTAAAAGCGAGGAGTTTGGTTCTGGTGAAGGACTAAATCTGATTCCCGGAGTTATCAGAAGGTTTCCTAGCTCGGTTGATGATAGAAAAATAAAGGTTCCTCAGATTGCTTGGAATAAGATATACTCACATAACCAGGATTGGGCTAATACTCCTTTATCGGGTCTTTCAGAAGAGGATTACATGTATTTTGTACATTCTTATTATGTCGATCCAGCAGATGAATTCTGTATTTTAACTAAAACTAATTATGAAGGGTTGGAATATTGTTCTGGGGTTTTAAAAGATAATATTTTTGCTACCCAATTTCATCCTGAAAAAAGTGCACAAAAAGGTGTTTCAATTTATAAGAACTGGGCTACTTTAAATAATTTAATATAA
- a CDS encoding N-acetyl sugar amidotransferase, which yields MSEKKLEAYYGLPEEVKFCTKCVMSNQRPASAVEFKHTKDSKKVTMQFDENGVCDACRTAEVKNNINWGMREEELIALLDKHRKNDGSYDCLVPGSGGKDSAYQAHVLKYKYGMNPLTVTWPPILYTDYGLKNWKNWLDAGFDNISFYRNGKVMKLLTKLSIENLLHPFQTFILGQKNLAPKIAAAHGINLIFYGENEAEYGNPIADNMTSLRDKSYYSFEHLNEIYLGGVSVPELIEKYDVRLSDIMAFLPPKAEELEKANIEVHYLGYYLKWTPQEVYYYAVENTGFKARPFRTQGTYSKYSGIDDKIDDLHFYTTFIKFGIGRASYDASQEIRNMHLTREEGVALVRRFDGEFPDRYFNDVMEYIGMEPSQFHELCDKFRSPHLWAKDENNNWKLRHDVAGTGLDDK from the coding sequence ATGTCTGAAAAAAAATTAGAGGCCTATTATGGCTTACCTGAGGAGGTTAAATTCTGTACTAAATGTGTAATGTCAAATCAGCGACCGGCGTCTGCAGTAGAGTTTAAGCATACTAAAGATAGCAAGAAGGTTACTATGCAATTTGATGAAAATGGCGTTTGCGATGCTTGTCGAACTGCAGAAGTTAAAAACAACATCAATTGGGGGATGCGTGAAGAAGAATTGATCGCACTACTCGATAAGCATAGGAAAAATGATGGCTCTTATGATTGTTTAGTACCCGGAAGCGGAGGAAAAGATAGTGCCTATCAGGCCCATGTTTTGAAGTATAAATATGGTATGAACCCCCTGACGGTTACTTGGCCTCCTATTTTATATACTGATTATGGTTTGAAAAACTGGAAAAATTGGCTTGATGCTGGTTTTGATAACATTTCTTTTTACAGAAATGGAAAAGTAATGAAGTTATTGACAAAATTATCAATTGAGAACTTACTTCATCCTTTCCAGACTTTTATTCTTGGACAAAAGAACTTAGCGCCTAAAATTGCTGCTGCTCATGGTATTAACCTGATTTTTTATGGGGAAAATGAAGCGGAATATGGCAATCCTATTGCGGATAATATGACTTCTTTAAGAGATAAATCTTACTATAGTTTTGAACATCTTAATGAAATCTATTTAGGTGGAGTTTCAGTACCGGAATTGATAGAAAAATATGATGTGAGGTTATCTGATATCATGGCATTTTTACCACCTAAGGCTGAAGAATTAGAAAAGGCGAATATAGAAGTCCATTATTTAGGGTATTATTTAAAATGGACTCCTCAAGAAGTTTATTATTATGCTGTTGAAAATACGGGGTTTAAGGCAAGACCATTTAGAACACAGGGTACTTATAGTAAGTACAGTGGCATAGATGATAAAATTGATGATTTACATTTCTACACTACTTTTATTAAATTTGGAATAGGCAGAGCATCGTATGATGCTTCGCAAGAAATTAGAAATATGCACCTAACAAGGGAAGAAGGAGTTGCATTGGTTAGACGTTTTGATGGAGAGTTTCCTGACCGTTATTTCAATGATGTAATGGAATATATTGGGATGGAACCATCGCAATTCCATGAACTCTGCGATAAATTTAGATCGCCGCATTTATGGGCCAAAGATGAAAATAATAATTGGAAGTTAAGGCATGATGTTGCTGGTACCGGACTTGACGATAAATAG
- a CDS encoding serine O-acetyltransferase, giving the protein MTCFCTYILEYIKKDFDLNQIKASKDALILISNTLTEVFPVFMTDVKSKYPGMDEKIDDDSLIKLVQSDCTLIACLLYRVERRLFLEDSSSPILSNLANLMRTRTGIELYYSTEIGPGLNIQHGSGIVVGPRYFIGKNFMIHQGVTLGQRKAPTETIIIGDNVKIFAGAKVLGNITIGDNVKIAANAVLLTDALSDSTYIGIPAKRLEITQL; this is encoded by the coding sequence ATGACTTGTTTTTGTACCTATATACTCGAATATATAAAAAAGGATTTTGATTTAAATCAAATTAAGGCATCTAAGGATGCCTTAATTTTAATTTCGAATACTTTAACTGAGGTGTTTCCTGTTTTCATGACAGACGTGAAATCTAAATATCCTGGCATGGATGAAAAAATAGATGATGATAGTTTAATTAAGCTTGTTCAATCCGATTGTACATTAATCGCTTGCCTGTTATATAGGGTTGAACGAAGATTATTTCTAGAAGATTCTTCTTCCCCCATTCTTTCTAATCTCGCGAATTTGATGAGAACGAGAACTGGAATTGAATTATATTATAGTACAGAAATAGGACCGGGATTGAATATACAACATGGTAGTGGTATAGTAGTCGGGCCTAGATATTTTATAGGTAAAAATTTCATGATTCACCAAGGTGTAACCTTAGGTCAGAGGAAGGCGCCTACTGAAACTATAATTATTGGAGATAATGTGAAAATATTTGCAGGAGCAAAGGTGTTGGGAAATATTACTATAGGAGATAATGTTAAAATTGCAGCAAATGCTGTTTTATTAACGGACGCGTTGAGTGATTCAACTTACATAGGTATTCCCGCAAAGCGGCTGGAAATAACACAATTATGA